The Labrus mixtus chromosome 21, fLabMix1.1, whole genome shotgun sequence nucleotide sequence caatatacaaacatacacaaccTTCCTCTACCTGCTCTCAGGGAAGAAAACTGAACAGAATCTGGCCACAGTTAATCCGGTGTGTTGTCCTTCAGGGATAAATATTTGAACAATTAGATGGAATTATATTTTTGAAGAAACATTTGTGATGTGGTGCCATCATCAGATCACTTTTCCACTGCTTGTTCAAACACTTCAGAAAGCCTGTAAGTCACAGCTGTCTAACATATAAGTGCCTAGATAGCCTGCTAGCATGTTATATAACAAACAATACCATATTAGCACACTTGCATGATAAACATGTCATACTGAACGTTTGCATTAAAACAAGCCAAGCACTAaattttgttttcactgttagcATATGCACTAGCAGgtttgctaacatgctaatttTAAGGTGTAATATTTTGAGGGTCCCCAAACGATGGCTGTGTTAACACCAAGAGAGAAATCCCGATCATAACTACAGTGAATCATTCTTTACTCTTTAATTCGTCATGTTCCACCCCAGAGTCAGATTGAGCTCAAGTTTCATCTGATTTATTCTCAACTGTGCTTTGAGTTGAATGCTAATCATAGCATGTTACCAATGATGATACAAGTATTCAGCTCAAAACAAGTAACCGGTACTGTTCTTATGCAAACATGTCTTCTTTTGAGTCTTACACCGCGTTGCCCAATCACACATATGCATACATAAGCACAACATGATATGCCAACATGGGATTACAATCTCAGATGTTTCAATAGAAAAGCACATGTGAGGTGCAACACAATGTTGGTGTGATAGTTAGCATGAGGtacatctgacaaaaaaaacaaacagtgcttTTTCACCCTTGAAGTATTTTGTcctgtaaaacagaaaaaaataaaccactGTTCAAGCGCTTCTAAAACAGCATAAAGCCCACCTTTCCATAACACCAGGCAAAAAACTTTTATACACCATTAAGTTGAATAACACTTTATCTGAAGTGCTTttcaaaaaaggtttatttGGTTTTACAAGAGAAAAATCTTCAAGGGTTAAGACTTACTGGGTTTTTTGTGTCAAATGTAAACCTGGTTTACTTCCAACCATCTGTTACAGAGCAACACGAAGGCCCGCTTCTGAGCTTTTCTTTGAAGACATCTGGGACTGTCTACCATCCAGTGGAGTAGACGGTCTCAATCAAGGCCATGACAACGGTGGCTGTGATTTGAGCTGCTAATACAAGTTAACAGCTAACAccgacatgtaaaaaaaaaagctcagataAAAGTTGAGCCATGTCAAATTTGATGTAGAGCATGATAATCAATGTCTATAAAAAAGGACAGCTTCTGTTCCACGGACAAATCGTTTTAATCTGGAAACAACACAAGCTTTTGTATTGCTGCTTTGCCCACTAGAGAAGGTTTCTAAACATGTTTCACCCCCAATGTTCATTTTTTCTTGCAGTGCGATTTTAATTACAGTTGTAACTATTTCCATCTAAAAATGGTGAACGTGTTTTTCCCTCttcacacatttacattcaccagaaaaaaacaaaaaccagaaaCAAATTTCCACCTTGTTGTGCAAAACTTAGGCAGCATATTCAAATACTGTGACATGGAATTATGTTCATGTGTTGATGGAATGATTTAATCCAAAAAAGAAGCTCAACCTCAAAGCATACACACACTAAACCACCTACAAAAGTGTCCCCTGTGGTCAACTGCCCAGTTAAGCGCTACCCAGACTGCCTTGATGAACCTAACTTCGTCGAGAATGGTGTTTAATGGACTAACATTCAGAAAAATCACCcactacaaaaacacacatttcagtggtgatgatctgtgtgtttcttggtCACTCgaacccacacacatacacacacacatacagacatgcacacatatatACGCAAAAGAGTGCTTTCTGAGTCTGTAGACAGGGTCAGCCTGAACACAGAGCAGTGTGTTGAACACAGCTGCAGTTCAGAGGgtcttttctccttttccttgACAGTTCATTTGCTGCAAAGCAGGTGAGGGGGTATAGCGAGGGAAGGGGgaaaagggaggagaggggtgTCAGCCAGAAGCCAATACTTGTAAATGTTGGCCATGGAGTGCAAGGTTCATTTCTGCTTCACCAGCCACTTCTGCATGTTATAGTAATTTGTTATAATCTTCAGTTGTAAACATCAGTCTGTTAAAGTGGCTGGCAATTGGCAGTTTGGGAATCCAAGCCAAGGTGATCAGCGggaacagacagagaagagaaggaaagagtCCTTTTTAGGTGGGGAGGGATATACTGTATGAAGCTCCAAGACAGAATTTGAATGGAAGGAGGGGCCatttttatttccactgtaTTAGTGATATATATATGAATGGAAAAAGCAGACGTGAAATACAGCTGGATCGGCAGATTTTTTCCATTCAAGTTCTATAATGAAGGTAAAAGGAGAGGTCAAAGCACATCTGACCGGATCTGGGAGATGCTCATTTAGAGGAGGGATTGGACTCAGGGGCAGGCGCATCTTGGCTGCTTTCCGGCTCTGCATTGGCGGGTGAGGGTGGGGGCGAGGGGGGAGAGGTAGGGGAGGCGGGCTGCTCCTGGCCGTCTTTGTCGTCTTCATCCTCAGAGGTCCTCCGGCACTCCCCGGCTCCCTCGGCAGTGCTCTCCTCCCCGGGCAGGTGGAAGGCGGCCAGGGAATCCTCCAGCACCGAGCGGTACTGCCCCCGGTGGTGCAGGCGGAACTGCCGCAGAGCCTCCAGCAGATGAGCTGCAGTGCTGCCACCTCcctcctcactctcctcctcctctccccccgcACAGGCCTGAGGTGACACGCCAGGGGTCAGACTCTGCAGGCACGCTCCacggtcaaacacacacacacatatgtatatacacacacacacatacacacacatctaacaaacagcagcacagcTCACACATCATTGTGACACAAATATCttgcacacactgacatgacGATGTCAGAGACATTCTTGCACTAGTCGTACAGGCCCATGCAAACGCTACCTCTGACCCTGTGACCAACAACCCTTTGTGATATTtgctgtgtggtgtgtgtggtgtgtgtgtgtgtgtgtgtgtgtgagtcggtttggggggagggggggggcatcaACCACACAgcccagaaaaacaaaaagcctgCAGGTTTAGACTCCACTGACAATTAATATGGCAATACAGTCACACCTCTACCATCACATCCACCcttaacatgaatttaaaacaatCATGCTCAACCTGGCCAATGCTCAACTTCTATACTGTTTTAGTTTACACCAAACAATAATGATACCTGTTTTGATTCCACGGCAACAAAGATACAAGTCCTTGGCAACAAATACTGAGTAAGTTCTTGCTCGAAACTGCCAACTGTACAGGAGATGCCGTTTTTTGTAAGATACTTATGCTATTAAGACAGTGATTTTTCAGGCTTCTTAACTATATTTCTATCCTGACACAAACTCAAATGATCAACTTTATTTAATGTTCGTATTTGCAataccttcatttaaaaaaaatattacgcACACAAGTTATTATCCAACAAGTGCACGCAAGATATTATGTTGTGCGCACAACATAGTACTTGGTGAGCACAAGTTAATATCTTGTGtgcacaatatttttttttactttatgggACTTCAGGTGCTCCGTAGTCTAGTTTCAATTTTCAAGTTTGTTTGTATgaagatggatttttttttttttgtgtggcttgTGTTGTGCGCTGCCTGATTTTGCCGAATTGGTATGACTCATTCTGTTTGACTGCATGTAAATATGGACAATGTGTCTCCACCTTCTCCCcatgtacaaaaatgaagccaaaatacccccacCATGGGTGCTGACATAGTGAGCTGGTGTTGTTAGGAGCCAGAACATGCGCAGAGGAGATCTGGCTGGTCGAGCCGCGAAGTTCACTCCCTCCAAAGCACAAATTTAATTTATCGATACTCTCTATTTACAGAAAATGTAGAATCTGATTGTCTGCTGGTAGTGAGGAGTTCATTACTGAGGTTTTACATATTTCAGTGATGAACACATAATCGAAGTTGAGTTTCTCTCAGCTCATCCAGTTTATTCTATCGAAGTCTATCCTCCACCTGCTTTCACGTCTTCAAGTTTCACTCACTCATTCTCAGATACACACGAAAGAGTGTCCCTGTCTGGGCTGGTGTGTCAGTATGAGGTCATGTAGAGGGAAGGAGGGGTGAGGTGAGGTGAAAGGTCGGAGAAGTGAGGTATTCAGAGAGTGATCAACTcaccccttcctcttctctgtgaGGGTTCAGCTTGTTGTACATGGCCTCGATCACACTCCGTctgcaaatacacaaaaacacacagagtggcGGCTGCTTAGAAAAGAGGACAACTCCCTGCTTAATACTAACAGTTCATTCTCCGCAAATGTATATTGATTCACATTTTAATGGAGCCAAGAAAGCAGCTGAGTCAATACCTGAGTGTCTGCTTTTCATGCATTAAAGAGACTACCCTATCTCTCTGTGAATGTGTACGTATAAGTGTTTTCAGGAGTGTTATTTGCGCGTTCGCAAGATATCAAGTGCACATTTGGACCAAAGCTGCAAGTAgcaactgtttttattcaattatgatgatttgtttgtgtgtaagcatcataaaacatccaaaaactgTGGAAATGTGTAGCAGAGCGTAATCTTCAATGTACCAGaatgtccttactttatttcaaaataaaagcaaggtTGAATTCAGACAGCAAGTGAAGTTTTCTCAGCTTCTCTCAGAgagcaaaaattcaaaataaaagccgaaccattttttatttttaaatgcaagataatataattttaaacatgcatttaaaaatgtgactaaACATGATGAGCTATTTAAtcgtgatttaaaaataaacattgtttgacagccctaattctTAGAAACGCTTTTGGTTTAGTCATTAGTCAAGCAAACTAAAACAGACATACAGTGTACTGTGTTTTTCACTGTAGCGGTTGAACAAGgcaaacactttaaataaatgaaagtgtgGCTTTGTGAACTTTTAACCAGAATTTTTTGACAATTTGATGGTGTTTCAGAGATTGAATGATTTGTAAATTACTCAATATTTAGTATAATGTTTTGTAAGAACTCTAttggtttctttctttccataacgctgctggttgtgtgtgtgtgcgtgcgcagTACCTAAAgtcatctatcatctatctctGAAAGGAattctgtttgatttattttatatttaaactaTACAATGAATAGTTGCATCTATGAAATGCAGTGTAGTGTTGTTCCTGATCGTGTATTTACTTGCTGGCCAGGCCTCCCCCAGGTGGAAGGTTGGGGATGTTCTCTGTGGCGATGCTCCTCAGGACAGACACCAGGTCAGGGACTCCCGCCTCCCCACAGTTTCCCAGtagctctacacacacacacaaatagaatgAATGGTTTGTGAGAGGTCATGTTACACACTGAAGCAAGGTCATGGTACATAACACACCAAGGTTTAGGTGTAAAAGACCTCCAGATTCCTCTGCAGAAGCTGAGGTATCAGCTATAGTGGTGGAAGAATCAGATAATCCACTGTTTACCATTTAGAGAACCACAGTGAGGCagactgatttttaaatatttacacaacCAAAGAATGTTTATATTGTCCTGGTTACGTACACAGAAACTGAGCACTGTAAGTGGCCTTTTGTCTtgtttaacattattttaaaaacattttctaaagagGCATCTACAGATAAATAGGACATAATTCAGCAAATCATCCAGTGAGATTTAAATTCATTGACGTAAAGATGAATCTATGTGTGTCCCACAGAATATCATGACTGAATCAGTGTTATATGTCTATAAGTGCAGAGGTGAAGCCGTGTCGTGTTTACTGACCCTCAACACGAGTCTCCAGGTATTTATCCaattcctcctctttcttcatgGCCTCTTCTGAGATCTTTGGGGCTCCAGGTAAACACACCAACACCACGCTCATATTGTCCCTGCTCCCCTGCAGGAATGAGGACAGACACGGAGAGAGAACAAACAGGTTCAATTTTCATTCATCTATCATTCTGAAACACAGCAATGAAATCTGctgaacacaaaacaacaacaaaaaattttTCTGGTGGGATGAGGGGGATTCATGAGGAGTAGctaaaatatataataacatCTATAACGTACATAAGATATGTGGCTGGTATATTGATTAACTGATGCTGGCTGAATCAAAACATCACTGAGcagactttttttattctctttaaaaaaatgcttttaaggggcgctggtggcgcagtggttagggtgcgcgccccatgtatggaggctgtagtctccagcgggtggcccgggttcgagtccggcctgtggctcctttcctgcatgccattccccactctctctctccctggtttccgactctatgcactgtcctatctctcaattaaaggcacaaaaagcccaaaaataaatcttaaaaaaaataaaaatgcttttacaatcagtacaaaataaaataaggacaTAGCAAATAAGACAAGCAGTCTGTGCCTTCTACAAttcctttaaaaacaggagagagatCACAATCATAcagctgtttttaaacatgcatgaaactttttgttttgaacatttcCTGACAGCAAGGCCCTGAAATCTTAAGCTTCCcgagttgcttgttcacacatgttccCAACGGCAAAACGTTTTCCCTTTCTCACGGGAGGAGAGGCAgaacatgacattaaaaaaaaaaaaaacatttcatgagcCGTAGGTATTCAGTGTCATTGAACAAGGTGTTTGTTTAGACAGACTTTTGCTACTAACACAGTTCATAGCACATTATTTGACAATTGGCCAAGGTTTGTCTACAGGGCCAAAATCGGCCAATATTGATAGTTTAATCGATACAACGGTGCATCTCTGCTCGTCTGGGTTGGTTGCTTAAGTTCAAGGTTCCTTTTACTTTCCCAGACTTGTCAGTAGATTTAAATTACCACTTATTATGTAAATAACTGGAGTTAAATTCTTACTAATATTATGTATCTATGTGTACTTTCAGACTACATCTGCCATTATATTACCTCCTGTTACAGTTTTGGaagtttaacatttaacacatgATTCTATGTACTGTATACATGCAATataaaaattattttctttcaggCTAATGTGGTAGATGGTTTGATTCGGTACAGATAGAATTGGGGCCGCTGCTAAGCCGGCTGACGTAAAGGTGTAGAAGAAGCTCTGTGGAGGAGTGTGAACAAATGTATATTTAGAACTGAGAGCTCTACGTTTAAGAAAACACAGGAGGGTCAATGGTCaggaaacacaaatattttccaATTAGTCTTGTACATTCTCCGTTAAAGTCCAGAGCTGGAATTGACTAAAATCAGATTGTTCACTTTTCCACACTGTGAGGACCCTGTCATGTACAGCGTCACATATATGACAAAAGGCAGTGGCAGCAGAGGAGATTTATGACAGCGTGAGGCCGTCACTTGAGATAACCCATCTGCTAAGGTAAAAATAACTAGGCTGCTTTTGCCCTCACTGGTTCTTGAAGTACTCCGAGACACAAAACAGGCGGTAAAAGGAAGGTAAAAGTCCAAGACCAGGACTGGTAGGTGGATTCACCTGAGGCAAAGAGTGGTTCTTGCTTTTTCTTTGATCATAAGCTGAGCGGAGCAGCGGGCAATGACGGGACAGGAAGTAGAAAGCAACGATGCATTACTCAATATCTGATTGATCTCATCTCTCACAGTGACATGTTCAGTTTTATTACATTAGAATTACAGATCATACCATGTCTCTGTAGCTGTTGTTAGGGTATTATGAGTTTATCTAATAACTTTTTTGTTAAATCCCAACTTTGAACTGATGAGAAACGCAATCGATTACAGTATGTTGAATCATGTCATTGATATATCCAACCGTATCATATCACATATGGCATCGTTTCATTCTTTATCATATTGAATAACTGTTTAGAAATCAATTGGAGCTTTGCAGAGTGCATTCTATATAGAACTTGAAAATAATGTGTATCACTTGAGCATGAGGAGGAGTGTTATGCAGTGCCTAAAAGTGAAATATAGGTTATGTGTGTAGAGTAAGTAACTCGTATCAAAACAATGATCAATATCTTCCTTGTCTTGACctcataatgtttttaaaaagagaaaagggacaACCACAGGAAGTTAGGCAAAAacaattcacacacactttataaatGAATAAGTCTGTCAATCGATTAGAAATAATCGAATGATTTACAGGCTTTGTAAAGAATTATGTGCAATTAATTGCATATATCTACAATAGAGAAGGATTGCATTACAGGTAGATTTACTGCATACCCTTCTTTATAGCTGGTTATATCTAACTTATGAAGATTGAATTCACCATTTACTTCAATCTGATCAAGTTGCTTTCCTTCAGGTCAACTTTTTCCCACAGCCGTGTAGGTAGCTTCTTGTCATTGGCATAATGTAACGATAAAAATGAATGTGCTTCCGCACGGCGTCGGACCTTTCTAGTACGAGTAGTTTCATATTAAACGGGAAAGACTGCAAATCAATAGATGTATTCAATGTAGATGTATTTGGACTTAGCCTACCTCAGAACCtctcagtatgtgtgtgtgcgtgtgtgccaGTATGTGccagtgtgtgccagtgtgtgccagtgtgtgcaTGCTTCTCGGTAGAGGCTCATagacacaggaggagagaaatagGGCAGTCTAATCAATCAATCCTTGATGGTTTTGATCtttcaaaatgataaaataatcaaaatacgCTGCTTTGGATGGTTTGATCAGTGATGTATGATGTCAGAGTGCAATTAATTAGCATTAATTTTTTTGACTCGTTATTCTTTCTGtaattaattcatgttttttcgACTGCCCTAGTCTAAACAAAAACCACAAGAATAAAGATGAAGCCAACCggactttaaaaaagtaccTTCATGTTACttatgtgtaaaaaaatcaacaacaagcTAAAAAGCAAGTATGTCACTCTTTTACCTTGAATGTTTATCATATATGAAAGAAGAAACTTACCTTATGCAGACAGGTGTCCACCACTGAGTTACACACCTTCTCCAGGTCATCACACACCATGAGTCGTGAGCGGACAAACTCACACAGCTCTTCGTTGGACATCACGTCCCAGATTCCATCACACGCCAGCACAACAAACTCGTCTCCTTCAGGCGCCcgctccaacacacacacctcaggcTCAGGGCTCACCAGCTGCTCCGTGGGGCCCTTACCGTCCACACATTTGTAGTCGTAGTCCCCCAGGGCCCGGGACACAGCTAGGGAGCCGTTTACCCTCTGGATCATGACCGAGCCACCAGCGTTCTGGATGCGCTCCTTTTCGCGGGGGTTGCAGGGCTTGTGGTCCTGCGTGGAGAAGCCCACCTTGCCGTCTCGACTCAGCACGGACCTCGAGTCGCCGCAGTTAATGAAGTAGAGATGGGTCGGGCTGAGCAACACGCACACAGCTGTTGATCCACTGCGGTCCAGGCCCTGCCGCAGGTCCGCGAAGCTGCGCATGTACTCATCAATGTTCAGGAAGCCCGAGCGGATGCCGTCCTTTACGCCCTCAACGGAGCTGGGTCCTGAACTGAAGTCAACTCCTCCCCCTAAGATGTGTTCCAGCAAGTGGCCGGAGCAGTAGTTGGCCACCCGGGAGCCTGCATGGCCATCGTAGACAGCAAAGAAGGACCAGTCGGTTAGTCCA carries:
- the ppm1bb gene encoding protein phosphatase 1bb isoform X2; the encoded protein is MGAFLDKPKTEKHSAHGEGNALRYGLSSMQGWRVEMEDAHTAVVGLPHGLTDWSFFAVYDGHAGSRVANYCSGHLLEHILGGGVDFSSGPSSVEGVKDGIRSGFLNIDEYMRSFADLRQGLDRSGSTAVCVLLSPTHLYFINCGDSRSVLSRDGKVGFSTQDHKPCNPREKERIQNAGGSVMIQRVNGSLAVSRALGDYDYKCVDGKGPTEQLVSPEPEVCVLERAPEGDEFVVLACDGIWDVMSNEELCEFVRSRLMVCDDLEKVCNSVVDTCLHKGSRDNMSVVLVCLPGAPKISEEAMKKEEELDKYLETRVEELLGNCGEAGVPDLVSVLRSIATENIPNLPPGGGLASKRSVIEAMYNKLNPHREEEGSAGGPLRMKTTKTARSSPPPLPLPPRPHPHPPMQSRKAAKMRLPLSPIPPLNEHLPDPVRCALTSPFTFIIELEWKKSADPAVFHVCFFHSYIYH
- the ppm1bb gene encoding protein phosphatase 1bb isoform X1, encoding MGAFLDKPKTEKHSAHGEGNALRYGLSSMQGWRVEMEDAHTAVVGLPHGLTDWSFFAVYDGHAGSRVANYCSGHLLEHILGGGVDFSSGPSSVEGVKDGIRSGFLNIDEYMRSFADLRQGLDRSGSTAVCVLLSPTHLYFINCGDSRSVLSRDGKVGFSTQDHKPCNPREKERIQNAGGSVMIQRVNGSLAVSRALGDYDYKCVDGKGPTEQLVSPEPEVCVLERAPEGDEFVVLACDGIWDVMSNEELCEFVRSRLMVCDDLEKVCNSVVDTCLHKGSRDNMSVVLVCLPGAPKISEEAMKKEEELDKYLETRVEELLGNCGEAGVPDLVSVLRSIATENIPNLPPGGGLASKRSVIEAMYNKLNPHREEEGACAGGEEEESEEGGGSTAAHLLEALRQFRLHHRGQYRSVLEDSLAAFHLPGEESTAEGAGECRRTSEDEDDKDGQEQPASPTSPPSPPPSPANAEPESSQDAPAPESNPSSK
- the ppm1bb gene encoding protein phosphatase 1bb isoform X3, translating into MGAFLDKPKTEKHSAHGEGNALRYGLSSMQGWRVEMEDAHTAVVGLPHGLTDWSFFAVYDGHAGSRVANYCSGHLLEHILGGGVDFSSGPSSVEGVKDGIRSGFLNIDEYMRSFADLRQGLDRSGSTAVCVLLSPTHLYFINCGDSRSVLSRDGKVGFSTQDHKPCNPREKERIQNAGGSVMIQRVNGSLAVSRALGDYDYKCVDGKGPTEQLVSPEPEVCVLERAPEGDEFVVLACDGIWDVMSNEELCEFVRSRLMVCDDLEKVCNSVVDTCLHKGSRDNMSVVLVCLPGAPKISEEAMKKEEELDKYLETRVEELLGNCGEAGVPDLVSVLRSIATENIPNLPPGGGLASKRSVIEAMYNKLNPHREEEGSAGDLEDPW